A window of the Tachyglossus aculeatus isolate mTacAcu1 chromosome 2, mTacAcu1.pri, whole genome shotgun sequence genome harbors these coding sequences:
- the LOC119948132 gene encoding pituitary tumor-transforming gene 1 protein-interacting protein-like, which yields MGATAAPAPACAEFSKMSCEDCLRNISCLWCSTKETCLDYPVSSLLPSSSLCPLADTRWAACWINLEALVIAMSVIVGILLLSVTICCCYCCYCRKRARRLDDDEDRLVRQREERRMQSLQRKHERKKQHDEIRKKYGLLQDSDHPYSRLEND from the exons CTTGTGCCGAGTTCTCCAAGATGTCCTGTGAAGACTGTCTAAGAAACATCTCC TGCCTGTGGTGCAGCACCAAGGAGACCTGCCTGGATTACCCCGTCAGCAGCCTCCTCCCTTCCTCGTCCTTGTGTCCGCTGGCGGACACTCGCTGGGCCGCCTGCTGGA TCAACCTGGAAGCACTGGTCATTGCCATGTCTGTGATCGTGGGGATCCTTCTGTTGTCCGTGACCATatgttgctgctactgctgctactgcagaAAGCGGGCAAGGAG GCTGGATGACGACGAAGACAGACTGGTCAGACAGCGAGAGGAGCGAAGAATGCAGTCCCTTCAGCG GAAACACGAGAGGAAGAAACAGCACGATGAGATCCGCAAGAAATATG GTCTTCTCCAGGACTCAGACCACCCTTACAGCCGCTTGGAGAACGACTAA